The Vibrio coralliirubri DNA window AGCGAGATCGTCAACAATCGGAGTCGCCCAGTTATCAGCGGTGACACTACCGACGATCAATGCAGCACCAAACACCAAGGTTGTGGTTGCCATGATAGGAATCAGTACTTTGCGACCCAGTTTCATACCAATCCAAACCAGCACCGAAATCACGATAAATAGCGACAGCAGGATAGTTGGGAATTTACCAATGAATGGACTCAGAAGGCTTGTTAGCCAAAGGCTGGTAATGAACATCATTAAGCCAAATACCAGCTTAACTTTGAACATCCACGCCCCAGGCTTTGGAAGCAATTTGGTTAGGCTTGGGAATAGTGCAAAGATCAACCAAGGCGCACTCATACCGATACCAAGCGCGATGAAGATAGCCCATAACTCTTGATAGCTTGCTCCAAGTGCATACGCGACAGCGGTTCCTAGGAATGGCGCGCTACACGGCGTTGCTAACAGCGTCGCAAACATACCTTGAACAAAGTGGCCTGAATGTGAGTCATCGCCTTTGGTTGCCATCCAAGTGTTTAAACCTGATGGTAGTCTGAATTCGAATAACCCAAGCAGGTTAATTGAGAACAGCAAAGTAATGATCAGCATGAACCCGATGAACCAAACGTTTTGGAATTGGATTCCCCAACCAATCGCATTACCCCCCATTTTTAGAGCGGTCATACCTAGGGCTAACAGCGCAAATGATGTAATGACACCTGAAGCAGAAGCTAAGAATGAGAGTCGAATATGACGATTAGATGCACCTTGGTTTTGAATGATGCTGTTTAATTTCATTCCTAATACTGGCAACACACATGGCATGATGTTGAGGATCAAACCACCAATTAAAGCAAAGCCAATCATTGCTAGAAAGCCGTTGTTGCTTGTTTGGTAAGCGATCGGCTCTGAGCCAATTTGGGCCGTCATCTCTTCGGCGAAATTAGTATCTGAAACAGTGACACTTACTGTACGGTCCGTTAAATCGACTTCACCTATCCAGTTGCTCACATCAAATACGGCCGTCATTGTATTGTCTGTGATGTGGACGCTTGGTTGAGAGAAGAAGTCATCAATCACTTCTTGCCCGTCAATCAACACCATCGGTTTATCCCAGCCATCTTTACTTGTCAGCTGAGTAACCAGTTGCTGTTTGCTCTTGTCCCAAAATAGACCATTGACCGAAGTGCGATTAGCTTCTCGTGGAGATTGGCTCATCCCTTGGTTGAACAAGAACATCGCTTCTTCATCGAGCGCTAAGGTTTGTGGGTCAATCGGCAGTTCGATATCGTAATCGGTTAACACACAGATATTGGTACACGACGGAAAGGTAAACGACGCCCTGAATATTGCAGGCTTCGTGTTGTCTTTCAGGGTTAACGTGACAGGAAAGCTGACATGCTTTTTGTAGCCTAACGTCATGACGTCAAGCTGCTCGTAGTACTTAGGTATCGGCCAGTGCCACTCTACTGACTCAATGTTTGTTGAACCAGACCAGTCCCAGCTTGGCGGAATGCCACCTTCGCCTGGGCTGCGCCAATAGGTTTTCCAGTCGCCGTCGAGCACGACATCGAGCACGGTTTGGATCTTAGAGCCGTCATCCGACTGTTCACCCGTCGACATCATTCGCATTTTAACAGGCGGATGCTCAGGCACACTAAGCCAGCCCGTTGTCTGTGCCAAGGCGGTAAATGAGGTCATAACCAAAAGGGCAGTGACTAAGGTTTTCGCGCATGTACGCATAGAGAATGCCAATGAATCGACAAACTTAGTTAGTAGTGTGTTGTACACAAATGTATCTCCAAAAAATAAATAAAAGGGTGTAGTAGCCCGGTTATTTACTCTCTAAATATACAGTGCTTTAGATGCAATCGGTGTTTTGTAGGTCGAGTAGAGCGATGATTGTCTCTAGATAATCTCGATATGTGGGGAGGTAAGTTAAATGCAACAGCAATAATAAGTACGAATGGGATCAGCCAACCGGTTTTCGGGGCGGCAAAGGTCAGCATTTTCGAACTCAGGCTGCATGAACTTGAATTGGGTGACGTTAACATTTTTGACGCTTCTAAGCCGAAAACACTGGCGTATAAAGTGGCCATTTTTTCTGAAGAAGCGATGTCGGTTTGAGGATTACTGGTTTCAGTATGAGTTTGCGCGCCAACTAGGACTGATTGACCATTAGCGGATGCAGATAACGATACTTTCTTTACGGCCAGAGTGCTCGCCAGACAAGTTACGATAACCAGTCCGGTAAGGAAGAGCGCCCAAAGCGAATGCTTTTGTCGGCGGTTCTGTGTGGATAAGAAAAGTAGCGATGTGTTCAGCAAATTAGTCAGTAATCAAATCTGTTAGTCGTTAAAGCGAGCTCGTTGAATTGTGGCTAGCTTAGATAAGTTCTCTTCGCGCCACAAGTCATAAAATGGTTAAAGTGAAACTATGTATAAACGCGGGAAACGGCAGATACACGATAAACGATGCATAAACACCAATTCACGCGAATACGACATTGAGCTGTAGCTAAAGTTCACCGCAACTGAAAGTTATCGCTAATTTATTCTGTATCGCGTGGTTTATTCATTATCAGGCTGTCTCGTCCTAAAATACGTTGACAGTATTTCTACTAAGCCAACAGCGTCAGCTGTTGGCTTTTTTCATGCACCTCATTTGGAGTTTTCATCATGAGACTGAGGTGCGGCCTCATATTGTTATAGATATTGATAGACTCTTTTACTAGTTGTTTAAGTTCCTCAAGATTCTTACACCTATCAAGTAAGAACTCTTGTTTCAGGATCCCATTTATTCTTTCTGCTAAGGCATTTTGGTAGCAGTCATAACCATCTGTCATCGAAGGCATTATGCCGCTAGTTTTCAATTTATCTTGATATACACCTGAGCAATACTGCAGACCACGATCTGAATGATGGATACAAGAACGATGATATCGACGCCCTTTGATAGCCATATCTAGCGCTTTCACGACATCCGTCGCTTTCATTTCATTGCTCAGCTCATAGCCCATTATTTTTCGACTAAACGCATCCGTAACCAATGATAGGTAGTGAACTCCTTCATCAGATTGAACATAGGTTATGTCGCTCACCAACACACTCTCTGGACCACATGGCTGGTAATCCTTTAATAAGTTCGGGTATTTTTTCATCCAATGTCTACTATTGGTCGTTTTTGTAAAACTATGCTTAGGTCTTACCAATAATCGTTCAGCGCGTAAGTAGTTGAAAAGCGCATCTCGGCCTAACTTGATACCTTGTTCTTGTAGTTTGGGTTTAAGCAAAAAATACAGCTTCCTAGTACCAACCCGAGGCATATAACGCCTAATATCCAACACCATTTTTTTAATCGGTTTAAGATCTAACTGACGATGATGAGCTCGCTTTTCTCTTTGATAAACACTCTGCCTCGTTATGCCGCATAGCCTACATACTCGAACTAAACTTATTCCTTCTTGTTTTTGAAGGCTTCTTGCTCCTTGGCTAGATACTTTTTTCTGAGACTGGTTCCGTGCTCAGCATCAAGAATATCAACCACTCTATTTAAGAAGAGATTCTTGATTTTTTCGTCTTCCAACTCTTTCTCAAGACGTTTTATTTTCTGTGCCGGTGATTCTTTAGGCTTAGGTGATTGGTGCATGACATTTATCCTTGGATTTTGCGCCCAATTCATCTTCCCGTGCTTTCGAAGCCAGGTTAAAACGGTTGAGCGGCCTTGGATACCATAAATGGTTTGGGCCTGTTTATATGTCATGTCGCCTCTTTCTACAGCGGCGACAACCTGTAATTTAAAGCCTAGTGTGTAATCACGCTGAGTGCGCTTAACGTAGGTATTATTTGAAGTAGTCATAATTCGTCCTCAATGTGTAAACACATTTCAGGACGGGACAGGCGATACAAAAAAGCCCAACAGGTCGTCGTTGAACGTGTTGGGCTTTAATCATTTGTGTTATTGGAAAGGCTTAGTGGGTGCGGCGAGGGCCGTTACGTACCAAGTCTTTACCGTTATCAAACACTTCTTTGGTGATCCAGCGAGCAAGCAGAACTTTGTGGCTGCTGTTGAATACAGCAACGAAGTGACGACCATCTGAATTATTGGTTGCCATGCCTACACCTTCAACGCCTTCAAGGCCTAAACCGCCAGCTTCCACTGAAATTAGGAATTGCTCTAGTTCTTCTAGAGACTCAATAATATCAAGTTCGTTGTTCATTTTTATGCTCTCTTGCTGTGAGCCAACATCGTATTTAGGGCGCTTTAGTGCATGTGCTCGAATGAAGATATTGGCTGTTGTTCTTTGTTGGATGCGTACTCTACAGGTCATAAGAGGGGATTGGAACTCTCAAATATTAGAAGCAGGCTGATAATTTGCGAATTTTTAACATAACATACGTTTAAATGCTTGTTATCCATATTCTTTTTACTACTATTTATAGGGTCAATTTAGACAGTAATAGGAATTAATATGATGAAGGTTTGGCGTTGTCTATTGTTAATGTTGGCGTTTGTCGCATTTGGAAGTTATGCGCAGAGCGTTGAGAAAATCGCAGAAGTACAAGATCAGTTAATGCTCGATCTAGCAACATTAGAAACGGCGCATGATGCTGAAAAACCCTTTCTTGAAGATATCTTAAGGCGTAAGAACCAGGGCCTACGCGAAGAGATTTTTTCACAGCTATCGTCAGATAAAAAAGAGGGGCTGGATGTCACTCTTGCTCAGCAGGTTGAACTGCTACAAAAATTGCTGTCGTTGAATGAAACTAAAATCGTTTCAATGAGTAAAGAAAACCGTTCCGCTGAGGGTGACGCTAAAAAACGCCTTGAGTTGCGTATTCAAAAACGAATCGGAATGATGGATGTCTATTATCAGCAGCTTGCTAAGACCTTAAATTGGTCGAAAGAGCGTGGTGTTGATGTTGCTGTTCCTGAAGGTGAACTTAAAACGGCGTTAATTGCTCGTTCTAAATACCTGACTAATGCCATTCTTTACACAGACACACAGCGACAAGATCTAGAAGCGCGTTTGTCTTTTGTGAATGAAGAAGAGAAAGCGACGATTAAAAAGGAGCTTGAGCGTTTCAGCGAGCGTACTAGCGTTATGGTCGCGAGCTTAGAAGAAACCATCACGCTAATGGAACCGTTTGGCGTGGATGTGACTTCGTACAAACGTGTTTTGCTAGCGACGACAGGTGACATTAACGCCGATGTGTTGGATGTTGATGTTGCACTGGAGCTGTTGGATGGTTGGCTTCGTTCGTTCAGTTCATGGGCTTTTGAAAATACCCCTTCTTTTATCGTTAAACTCGCTCTGTTTCTCGGTATTTTGTATGTAACTCGCCTTATTGCTAACGTTGCTCGTAAGACCGTTCGTAAGAGTGTTTCGCACTCTAAAATGGACTTCAGCGTATTGATGCAGGACTTCTTTGTATCCATCGCATCTAAAGCGGTCGTGTTTATTGGTTTGCTTATCGCACTGTCTCAAATAGGGATAGAGCTAGCACCACTTCTGACTGGTTTCGGTGTAGCCGGTGTCATCATTGGTTTCGCATTGCAAGATACGCTATCTAACTTTGCATCGGGTTTGATGATCTTGATCTACCGTCCTTATGACGTAGGTGACATGGTTAAAGTAGCGGGCGTGCAAGGCACGGTAAAAGATATGAGCTTAGTGTCAACGACCGTTCAAACTATCGATAACCAACGCTTGGTGATCCCAAATAACAAGATCTGGGGTGACGTGATCAACAACATCACGGCAGAACGTGTGAGACGTGTTGATATGGTTTTCGGTATTGGTTACTCAGATGATATCGATAAAGCGAAAGCGGTATTGAACGACATCATTCTTGCGCACCCTCTAGTGTTGAAAAAACCAGAACATATGATCAAGCTTCATACCTTGAATACCTCTTCAGTTGATTTCGTAGTACGACCTTGGGTTAAGACTGATGACTACTGGGATGTGTACTGGGATGTAACGGAAACCGTGAAGAAACGCTTCGATGAAGAAGGCATCACGATTCCATTCCCTCAACGAGATGTGCATATTTACAATCACGAAGAGAACTAAGCGAAAGAGCTAGTACGAGAAGCGATTTCGAAAAGAGCTACTACGAAAAAGCTAAGCGCAGCTTAGAGTCGACATTCTTAATGTGATATCAAATGGACGCTGAATAAGCGTCCATTTTTATTGGCTGTCAGTTTATATTGAGCTTCATTCTTTTATGTCACTCAACCGCCTTAGAATTACGTTATGATGGGGCAGGCTTAGTTTGGACAGTTGAAATCGAATGGATGATTCACAGCAAAAAACGAACAGTAGAAATACAACGGTAAGAAAAGCGAACCGAATTGAAAGCGTCATGAACTCTGCGATGTGGCATCTAACTCAGAGAGACATGACGGAAAGCGAGTTGGTTGCGAAGCTCAAAGTGAAAACCGACAATCAAGAATGGATCGATGAAACGTTGAATACTTTGAAAGGCTTTGGGTATCTCAAGTCTGACCAAGTGTTTGCAGAACAATTCGTGGAACAAGCTTTCTCTGGTGAATTCGGTTCTCGATACATTGTCGAAAAACTGAAGAAGAAGGGCCTGACCGATTCAGTGATTTCTGATGCAATCCATAAAGTGTCGTTCGAAAAGTCTATCGATGAACAAACCATCTTGATAGACCGAATCAACCATTACTACTCAAGCTTTACCATGAGCCGTGAAAAGCTGGTTGCGACACTGCAAAAGCGTGGCTTTAGCTATCAACAAGTCAAGGTAGCGATTGACCAGCACCCACAAGCGCATCAACTGAAAAGTAACATTCAAATTAAGGCCGAGAAAGCCGATTTGGAAAAAGAGGTGCTCAAGTATGCTCGTAAAGGCAAGGGACTGACTGCCATACAGCAAGAACTGAGACAACGACAAATCGACACCAGTGAGCTGTCATCGCTCATCGACCGATTGATTAATGAAGAGCAGCTAGATTTCTATTCTTCGTGTTTAGAACAGTTGCAGAAGAAGTCTTATGACCTAAACGATCATAAAGAACGCTCCAAGGCTTACGCGATGCTAAGTCGAAAGGGGTTCTCTTCAGACGAGATCAAATTTGCTCTGAGTGAAGGCAATGAGTAGCGTGCGTCATTGAATTTAAGAAAAGCTGAACTCAAGAAACATCGAACGTTAAGATATTAACAGCAGAAGGGCATCGAACAACTTGTTCTAACGTGTTGTGTGTATGTTCTCCGTAATCCCCAAACCATTGCGTAAGGCGAACTGAATTAGGTCATTGTGGCTGTTGAGATTCAGCAAACCTAACATGCGGTATTTGTGCGACTCGATGGTTCGTGAGCTTAAGTGAAGCTTATCAGCACACTCTTTTGCACTAAAACCTTGAGCAATCAGCGCCAGAACCTTGGTTTGCTTTTTAGTGAGTAACAATAGCTTCTCACTGTCATCTTCTAACAAGTTTTCATTTTGCTTAAGTGTTCTGGCTAACGTTGAATGTTGCCAATAACATAGCCAAAGTTCACAGACTAATTTTAAGCGCTGGATGCCTTCGAGGTCGAAGGTAGTATCGTTGTCGTGAAAGTTAGTAAAAGACAACGCACCCCAGCGTTGGTTAAAGAGCTGTAAAGGGATGATGCAGTGCCATCTTCCCCCTTCTTTATAGAGTTTCTTTAACACATAGTTTTTGCTTGAAACGAGTTCGTTGCTGGTAAAAGCGAGGTAGGTTTCATTGGTTTTTAAAAGCTTGAGGTAATCAAGGTAGTTACCGCCGACTAAGCTTTTTATATTAACAGGAGGTATATGTGCTTTGGAAACCGAACACGTTTTTCCTTCTTCAAGTAATACCATTGAATTAGGGTAGAGTGTTAAACGATCAATCCCAAACCAATCGAGTACATCAAAGCTTGCTTCTGACCAAGTTGTTTGAAAGTTTTTTGGATCGCTATTAATGAGAGATGTCGATTGTTTCATTAACAGTTGTTCAAAACTTAGCTTTAAAGCAGACACATATTTCCTTTATAGATACATTCATTTCATCAATGCACAGAAGATATTCGTTCGAGTCGCTCAGTGCAAGATAAGATTCTTATATGCATTATAGGTTCTAATCTATAGTTTTTTATAACTCTTAGTTCTATGTGGAGGGGTGATAAGCAGTACATCTACTGCATTAATTGAACGGTGTTTTTTAATAAAATCGGGCATTCCTATCACCGAGTAAACACTGTGATAAGTTTAAGGTCGTTACTGTCTATTTCAATCTCGATGTTGATCTTTTTTCATCCGATTACACACGCAAATAATTCTCCAATGTTTGTGTATGCTCAGTCACCCATTCATTCAAATGTACTTTCAACACAACTTCGCAGTCGAAGCGCTGATGATTGAGAACATCCGTAATATGGATAACAGCACCGATATCGGCTTTACACTCGGATTACGTTTTTCAATATAAACGGCACATTAATATATTCTTATTTCATGAAATTCACCAAAGCTATAAAATTTTCAGTAAATTTACGGTATATCAATAACGTGTTTTTTTGAACAATAGCGCCACTCCAAAAGGCCGGACTAACAAGGCCGAATCAATATATATAGGTAGTGGTTATCATGAAAAAGACATTAGTAGCACTTGCGATTGCGAGCATTTCAAGTTCAGCTTTCGCTGTAAGCACAAGCAGCCAAAACAGCCAAAACGAAGACATGTTTGCATTCGATTCAATGCACAAAGATCAATTCTCAGTATCAGGCTCTTTCGGTGTTGGTGGTTACTACGATACTGGCTCTAAAGCGTTCTACGATGACTGGGCAACAGGCCTTACTCTTGCAGTTAACTACCGCAACAACCGTATTGTTGGTTACTTCGAAACTGACTTAATGGTGAACTACACAACAGACAACAATGTATCTGCGAATGATGCAGCAACAGCTGGTTGGACAAACGGTATCGATACTGGTCCTGCAACAGATGTAGATAAAGCATGGTTAGGTTTCGATACTGGCTATGGTATTGCTTCATTCGGTTGGGAAAACGACACAGCACTAGACAAAGTGGATGGCGCTGGCGATAACACTTACGAGTTTGGCGCTTCTGCTGGTGATGCTTCTGACGGCTTCAATGTTGTTAAATTCCAAGGTGCGACAAGCGGTATCGCTTACGGTATTTCTTACTTTGAAACAGGTGATGATCATAATGATGCGGATAAAGGCATTAATGGTTACATCGGTTTAGAGCAAGAGGTATTCAACCTATACGCAGGTTATGAAGCTCGTGATGACGATGCTGACTTCGAAGTTTACACAGTAACAGGTAACGTAAAGGTTGGTGCTCTTAAACTGGGTATGAACTCTTGGATTGAAGAGAGTGATTCTGCTAAGAACACAGGCTACTACGTTTCAGGTGGGTACACGGTTTCTGAAGACCTAACAATTGCAGCAGGTTACGCGTCTAGCAACAATGAACTTGATGGCCACGCAGATGTAGATGCTTCTTACATCAACATCGCGGCAATGTACCGTATTGCTGACAACGCTGACATGGGTATCGATATCAAGCAAGACATCGATGGCGCGCGCATTGGTTCAACTAGCGCACAATACGACGAAGAAACACACGTATTCGCAGCGGCTTACTACTACTTCTAAGAACTTGAACTCTTAAGAGCTTCTAAGACATTTGATGGTAATGGTGTAATAGCTTGCCCGGTCGTTACACCATGTTCTCTTCTTTTTGCAGTGTAAGCATCCACAGATTGATATGTGGTTTGTCAATCAAGTGCTACGAGTGGAATTATTATCTGGAGAAATGTAATGATTAAAAGCATTACAGCCAAGGGTGTTATCTATGGAAATGATACCCTGTTTACGTGTAAACCGAATCGTAATGGATTATTTGAATTGGCGCGTAAACATGGAAGAGTCGCAGGTACTCGCCCACAAGATCTCAAGAATAAGGTTTATGCTGAATCTCTTGATGAAGCTTGGAGTCTACTCAAAACAGAGAAGTTTTATATTGTTTTGACGGGGCAAGTATTTGGCATTCATCGAAAATCATTGCGAAGTGCTGATTCTGTTGATGTTGAGTTTGATACTGAAACTTGCTCGGCATGTGTCACGGAATAAATCCAAAGCTGAATACTAAAAGGACGATAAACTATCGTCCTTTTTTCGTTTGAGTTTTAGTTCAACCTTGGTTACAGATGCTCAGCACCCGCTATCGACCGTATTGCCCAACAATGAATTGCTCAAACTCATCACACATCTGATGATTTGATTTGTCATTATTTGCCAACTCGGTAGCCCCATCAACGATCGATATCTTCGCATTCAAATCCGCGACTGGTGCACGTTCTCTTGTCGACAGTTGTTTGATTTTTTGCTCCTCAATCGCCCAAGCTTCCTCTGGCGATAAGTTACACTCGTCAGCGAGGTATTTGGCATTAAAACCTTCCCCAGTCAGGCTTTCGATTGTCCCATTATGATTCACGCTATTGCCTTGATGCCAATAGTGCTTAGCTAACAAAGGGCCGATCTCTGGGTTATCCGTTAAGTAGCCAAACTTATCGGTGAAATACGCACGAGTTTGATACACCGCCATATGAGCCAGCAGGTAACCTTGATACGCGCAAGAGGCTTCATCCGACAATAGATGCGGGATCGCCATTAATGGGCGAGGACTGCAAGCCAATCCAAGAATCGTTTTCTCACTGCCACGAGCAAGAGCAGTGATCTTTTCCGGTGTCAGATCTTCATCCGCCAATTCATAAAGTGCTCGCTCGAAATACGGAACCACTAAAATGCTGCGTTCTTGATAAGCTCTGAAGGGTTGTTTGTTATCGATGATGGCTTTGATTAACTCGTCAGGTACTGCTTGGCCATCTGCATTCAGCGCGTATTGTTTGAGCCAATCGGCATCGTTCAACAAGCTGTCACAGAACATGGATTGCGTTTCGGCATAAGCCATTGAGGTTGGTGCAAACTCTTGAGAGAAACACGGTGCGTTCATTTTTACGTTAGCAAAGTGTGCAGCATGACCACCCTCGTGAAATAGTGTGTTGATGCCATCATAGCCGCTGCCAACTTGATCGGGCTTTGCGTTGCTCGTGAAGTTAACTTGAGCCGCTACCCATGTGTCTTGATCGTAGAATGATGGGATCGGACCATGGCAGAAGCCATTAGGGTACTTACCTTTACGATCAAGCAGATCCAATTTTAATGTCGCTTGAGAGTATTCGATGTTGAGGCGACCAAAAGATTCAATCCAGCGTCGAAGTGACTTTGAGAATGGAACATAAGGGTCAAGATCATTCATAACGTCACCTGCAAAAGAGTAGGTAAAGTTATGGGCTTGAAGTGCATTCTCGCCTTTTTGTTCTGCCAAATTGGCTAGGCTTTGCTGATGGCTATCGCGTGTACGTGCTTCGAAGTCGTCCAGAATCGTAAACAGTTGCTCTGTCGTCATCTGTTCGGTTTTAACCACCGAGTAATCAAAGAAGGTTTTAAACCCCAGTGATTGAGCAAATTGGTTACGTTTTTTGATCAGCTCAATAAAGCCGTTAGCCAGCAGCCATTGCTCTAAATCTAATAGTGCTTGGTGTGCAGAAAGCCTAACTTGTTCATTACCATTACTTCTAACGGCTGAACCTAAAACGGGCAGTGACCCTTCTGTTTCATCGCCTGTTTCATTTACGTAAGTCATCACATGATTCTGTTTTTTCTCAAACAGTTCAGCCTCAAATTTTATGAGCTCGGCTTTAAGCTTCTGTGACTGCTCAGACTCAATAGCGTGAGATCTAAAGGTCGCTAACCAACCATTCAAGCCTGTCAGCGTACTCTCTTTTTCTCGGGGATCGTGAATTTCATCGATAGCAGCAAGTTGCGTTTCGATCGCAGTAATCTGTTCGGCAGAGCTTAAAAATTCCGTCCACTGAGTCTGCGCGAGTGTCGAACCATCGTGGTCGTCACTGATACCCATATATGTATCCCAAAAGAAGTCTTCTTTCGCTTTATGAGTCGCAAGATACTTTTGATTCAATTGGTTGAGATAGTTCGTTGCAGTCATGACATTCCTTGAAATTTAACCAGTAATTTCAACATTATGACACATTCATTGAATGTATTTTGTGACGATAGATATAACTGAATGCAAGTCACAGCCTATCGGTTTACTTTACAGCGTATTAGTGATAATTAATTAACTGTTAATGATTTGTTGTTTGCTAGTATTAATTAGAAATGGTTCGCTGATTTATCCAGCCTTTTATTGAGTAAATTGATGTACTCAAGGTCAGCGCTTTTGTAAGGAAGAGGTTTAGGATGGATCCTATTTTATATATCGAAGTTGGTGGTGTTGTTTGGCAAGTATTCCCTGATGGTACTTGGCTTCAATTACCTGCTACGCAGCCAAAAGTTGAAGGCGTGCAAGTCGTTAGCATTGAACCTCAGAACTTACAAGAGGCTCAGCCCTTAACTGAACTACAAATAGCCGCAGTTGAACAACAGTTGGAAAAGGTGGTCACCGAACTCGTCAACAACATTGAAAGCGCACCTCAACAACCTAACTCAGTAAATGACCAACCTAGTTCCAGTGCCTCTTTTATTGCTTATGTTCGTTCCACCTTAGATGAAACGCTTGCAGAGGCGGGTTTTGATACGCGTCCTACAGAATATGCCGACGAAGATACAACCTCGAATGAGGGTAACCTTGATATTCTGTTACCTAGTGCACTATTAACCGTTGATATTTTGGATGGTGGAGACGGTTACGAAAACCAGTTTGAAGTACCTGGTGTCACGATTACGGGTACGGCAGTGGATGTTCGAGACGGGCGTACCGTTGTTCTGACCATCACTGATGTTAACGGAAAAACAGTAACCACTACAGCCATCACAAGCGATGAAACGTATGTCGTCAATGGCGTTGACCTCTCTTCATTAGAGGAGGGGGATCTTCAAGTCGACGCGGTCATTGCTGATGATTTTGGCAATAGCATTACAGCTAACGATTCCACAATCAAAGACACATTAGCCAACATTGAGGTTGACTTCGATGGCTTTGGTGATGAGTTTTACAATCAATTTGAAATATCGAATGGGGTGCTAGTTGGTACGATTGCCAATGTAGAAGATGGGCAAACCATCAACATTTCAATTACCGATAGCCAAGGAACGATACAAGAATACACAACGGAAGTATCCGGCGGAACTTGGACTCTGACTCTTCAAGACTACTCAAGCTTTGCAGAAGGTGAGCTGACCGTTGTTGCCAATACTATCGATATTGCTGGAAACCCTACAACAGCGACCGACACGATCGTGAAAGATACGCTAGCGAACATCACCGCTGCGGTTGATGATGGTGGTGACGGTGTCCTCAATAGCTTCGAAATTCAGTCGGCTAAATTCTTTGGTACGGTACAGAACGTAGAAGATGGCCAAACGGTCAATATTCGTATTTCTGACAGCACAACGAATGTCATAGTGCTGACAGCAACTGTGATTGATGG harbors:
- a CDS encoding response regulator transcription factor → MSALKLSFEQLLMKQSTSLINSDPKNFQTTWSEASFDVLDWFGIDRLTLYPNSMVLLEEGKTCSVSKAHIPPVNIKSLVGGNYLDYLKLLKTNETYLAFTSNELVSSKNYVLKKLYKEGGRWHCIIPLQLFNQRWGALSFTNFHDNDTTFDLEGIQRLKLVCELWLCYWQHSTLARTLKQNENLLEDDSEKLLLLTKKQTKVLALIAQGFSAKECADKLHLSSRTIESHKYRMLGLLNLNSHNDLIQFALRNGLGITENIHTTR
- a CDS encoding mechanosensitive ion channel family protein, with translation MMKVWRCLLLMLAFVAFGSYAQSVEKIAEVQDQLMLDLATLETAHDAEKPFLEDILRRKNQGLREEIFSQLSSDKKEGLDVTLAQQVELLQKLLSLNETKIVSMSKENRSAEGDAKKRLELRIQKRIGMMDVYYQQLAKTLNWSKERGVDVAVPEGELKTALIARSKYLTNAILYTDTQRQDLEARLSFVNEEEKATIKKELERFSERTSVMVASLEETITLMEPFGVDVTSYKRVLLATTGDINADVLDVDVALELLDGWLRSFSSWAFENTPSFIVKLALFLGILYVTRLIANVARKTVRKSVSHSKMDFSVLMQDFFVSIASKAVVFIGLLIALSQIGIELAPLLTGFGVAGVIIGFALQDTLSNFASGLMILIYRPYDVGDMVKVAGVQGTVKDMSLVSTTVQTIDNQRLVIPNNKIWGDVINNITAERVRRVDMVFGIGYSDDIDKAKAVLNDIILAHPLVLKKPEHMIKLHTLNTSSVDFVVRPWVKTDDYWDVYWDVTETVKKRFDEEGITIPFPQRDVHIYNHEEN
- a CDS encoding IS3 family transposase (programmed frameshift) encodes the protein MTTSNNTYVKRTQRDYTLGFKLQVVAAVERGDMTYKQAQTIYGIQGRSTVLTWLRKHGKMNWAQNPRINVMHQSPKPKESPAQKIKRLEKELEDEKIKNLFLNRVVDILDAEHGTSLRKKYLAKGARSLQKQEGISLVRVCRLCGITRQSVYQREKRAHHRQLDLKPIKKMVLDIRRYMPRVGTRKLYFLLKPKLQEQGIKLGRDALFNYLRAERLLVRPKHSFTKTTNSRHWMKKYPNLLKDYQPCGPESVLVSDITYVQSDEGVHYLSLVTDAFSRKIMGYELSNEMKATDVVKALDMAIKGRRYHRSCIHHSDRGLQYCSGVYQDKLKTSGIMPSMTDGYDCYQNALAERINGILKQEFLLDRCKNLEELKQLVKESINIYNNMRPHLSLMMKTPNEVHEKSQQLTLLA
- a CDS encoding regulatory protein RecX, whose amino-acid sequence is MDDSQQKTNSRNTTVRKANRIESVMNSAMWHLTQRDMTESELVAKLKVKTDNQEWIDETLNTLKGFGYLKSDQVFAEQFVEQAFSGEFGSRYIVEKLKKKGLTDSVISDAIHKVSFEKSIDEQTILIDRINHYYSSFTMSREKLVATLQKRGFSYQQVKVAIDQHPQAHQLKSNIQIKAEKADLEKEVLKYARKGKGLTAIQQELRQRQIDTSELSSLIDRLINEEQLDFYSSCLEQLQKKSYDLNDHKERSKAYAMLSRKGFSSDEIKFALSEGNE
- a CDS encoding protein-disulfide reductase DsbD family protein is translated as MRTCAKTLVTALLVMTSFTALAQTTGWLSVPEHPPVKMRMMSTGEQSDDGSKIQTVLDVVLDGDWKTYWRSPGEGGIPPSWDWSGSTNIESVEWHWPIPKYYEQLDVMTLGYKKHVSFPVTLTLKDNTKPAIFRASFTFPSCTNICVLTDYDIELPIDPQTLALDEEAMFLFNQGMSQSPREANRTSVNGLFWDKSKQQLVTQLTSKDGWDKPMVLIDGQEVIDDFFSQPSVHITDNTMTAVFDVSNWIGEVDLTDRTVSVTVSDTNFAEEMTAQIGSEPIAYQTSNNGFLAMIGFALIGGLILNIMPCVLPVLGMKLNSIIQNQGASNRHIRLSFLASASGVITSFALLALGMTALKMGGNAIGWGIQFQNVWFIGFMLIITLLFSINLLGLFEFRLPSGLNTWMATKGDDSHSGHFVQGMFATLLATPCSAPFLGTAVAYALGASYQELWAIFIALGIGMSAPWLIFALFPSLTKLLPKPGAWMFKVKLVFGLMMFITSLWLTSLLSPFIGKFPTILLSLFIVISVLVWIGMKLGRKVLIPIMATTTLVFGAALIVGSVTADNWATPIVDDLAWQKLDAKQIPQLVDEGKTVFVDVTADWCITCKANKIGVILQDPVYSHLQQEDIVLMKGDWTTPSESVTQYLQSNGRFGVPFNIVYGPSYKSGIPLPVILNSDTVVQAIEAAR